Proteins co-encoded in one Desulfitobacterium hafniense DCB-2 genomic window:
- a CDS encoding recombinase family protein, with protein sequence MPATATRKVTVIPADPIYAQKDIRKKTLRVAPYCRVSTNSEEQLDSYQAQIEYYTERIAAQPEWTMVDMFADEGKTATSTKKRKDFLRMIKACEKGKVDLVITKSVSRFCRNTLDGLDYVRKLKRMGVGVFFEKENVNTLYMDNEMILTFMMSQAQAESESMSGNIRWGHRKNFKDGKVYYHYAGFLGYRKGEDDLPEIDPEEAEIVRRVFSRYLVGHSVSKIIADLEADGIKTVRGKEKWNDGVIRGMLKNEKYIGDALLQKTFIADLFTRQSKKNNGELPQYYVENCHPAIIDKLTFQRVQEEMARRSSLRKVSANAKTELAKYSGKYVLTELLSCGNCGSPYRRVTWTRPEGKKIVWRCINRLENGKKFCKDAPTLEESRIHAAVVSAMNEMFSLKTMKSLLQDSILSALSGNSGETSIAAIDSRLSELRARQYELLQFAASVGADSTQYDEDLNKVSMEFSALVSKRSELEKNQQGIAQADKRAEQIAAELDKVDTGITCFDELTVRQLIGAIKVLDEDKLLIRFKDGTEIEQIM encoded by the coding sequence ATGCCTGCGACAGCAACAAGGAAAGTAACGGTTATCCCTGCCGATCCGATATACGCCCAAAAGGATATCCGCAAAAAAACCCTGCGTGTGGCGCCTTACTGCCGGGTTTCCACCAACTCCGAGGAACAGCTCGACAGCTATCAGGCGCAGATTGAATACTACACGGAAAGAATCGCCGCCCAGCCCGAATGGACCATGGTGGATATGTTCGCGGACGAGGGCAAAACCGCCACCTCCACCAAAAAGCGCAAGGATTTCCTGCGGATGATCAAAGCCTGTGAAAAAGGCAAGGTGGATCTGGTCATCACCAAATCGGTATCCCGGTTCTGCCGGAATACGCTGGACGGCCTCGACTATGTCCGCAAGCTCAAGCGAATGGGCGTCGGGGTTTTCTTTGAAAAGGAGAATGTCAACACCCTCTACATGGACAATGAGATGATCCTCACCTTCATGATGAGCCAGGCTCAAGCCGAGAGCGAATCCATGAGCGGCAATATCCGCTGGGGTCACCGCAAGAACTTCAAGGACGGCAAGGTCTACTACCACTATGCGGGATTCCTCGGCTACCGCAAGGGCGAGGACGATCTGCCGGAAATTGACCCGGAGGAAGCGGAAATCGTCCGCAGGGTTTTCTCCCGATATCTGGTCGGGCACAGCGTATCTAAAATCATCGCTGACCTTGAGGCGGACGGCATCAAAACGGTGCGGGGCAAGGAGAAATGGAATGACGGCGTCATCCGCGGCATGCTTAAAAACGAAAAATACATCGGGGACGCCCTGCTACAAAAAACCTTCATCGCTGACCTCTTCACCCGCCAGTCAAAGAAGAACAACGGAGAGCTTCCCCAATATTATGTCGAGAACTGCCATCCCGCCATCATCGACAAGCTGACTTTCCAGCGGGTGCAGGAGGAAATGGCCCGCCGTTCCAGCCTGAGAAAGGTCAGCGCAAACGCTAAAACCGAGCTTGCCAAGTACAGCGGCAAGTATGTGCTGACCGAACTTTTATCCTGCGGGAACTGCGGAAGCCCCTACCGCCGTGTCACATGGACGAGGCCGGAGGGCAAGAAAATCGTCTGGCGGTGCATCAACCGGCTGGAGAACGGCAAAAAGTTCTGCAAGGATGCCCCCACGCTGGAGGAAAGCCGCATCCACGCCGCCGTGGTCTCCGCCATGAACGAAATGTTCAGCCTGAAAACCATGAAATCTCTGCTGCAGGACAGCATCCTGTCCGCCCTTTCAGGGAACAGCGGAGAAACAAGCATCGCAGCCATCGACAGCAGACTGTCGGAGCTGCGGGCACGGCAATATGAGCTCCTCCAATTCGCCGCGTCTGTGGGCGCAGACTCTACCCAATACGATGAGGATTTGAACAAAGTCAGCATGGAGTTTTCCGCACTGGTCTCAAAACGCAGCGAGCTGGAAAAAAACCAGCAGGGCATCGCACAGGCAGACAAACGAGCCGAGCAGATCGCCGCCGAGCTGGACAAAGTAGACACAGGAATCACCTGCTTTGACGAACTGACGGTGCGGCAGCTCATCGGCGCCATCAAAGTGCTGGATGAAGATAAACTGCTTATCCGTTTCAAGGATGGAACGGAAATCGAGCAGATCATGTAA
- a CDS encoding metallophosphoesterase family protein has translation MIYITGDTHGNFRRFEKEYFPAGQSLCRDDYIIVCGDFGIWDETPQSNRDLDWLNNQPFTTLFIDGNHENFDLLNRFPTVKWKGGDVHQVREHILHLMRGQVFEIGGMTFFTMGGAASHDISAGILEPDDPDFLYRKQVLNRHRALYRINHISWWKEELPCDEEYETALKNLENAGWHVDCILTHCAPDSIAAQVCHPYKPDRLTGFLETVKRRCSFDYWFFGHHHDNRTIEGRFILQWEQMVEIQ, from the coding sequence ATGATTTATATTACAGGAGACACCCACGGTAATTTCCGCAGATTTGAAAAGGAATACTTTCCCGCAGGGCAGAGCCTGTGCCGCGATGATTATATTATTGTCTGCGGCGATTTTGGGATATGGGATGAAACACCCCAATCGAACCGGGATCTGGACTGGCTGAACAATCAGCCGTTCACCACGCTGTTTATAGACGGCAACCATGAAAATTTTGACCTGCTGAACCGTTTCCCGACCGTGAAATGGAAAGGCGGCGATGTCCATCAGGTGCGGGAGCATATCCTGCACCTGATGCGCGGGCAGGTCTTTGAGATCGGCGGGATGACCTTTTTTACAATGGGCGGCGCTGCTTCCCACGATATCAGCGCAGGCATACTGGAGCCGGACGATCCCGACTTCCTGTATCGCAAGCAGGTACTGAACAGGCACAGGGCGCTGTACCGCATCAACCATATTTCATGGTGGAAAGAGGAACTGCCCTGCGATGAGGAATACGAAACGGCCCTGAAGAATCTGGAGAACGCCGGCTGGCATGTGGACTGCATCCTGACCCACTGCGCTCCCGACAGCATTGCGGCACAGGTATGCCATCCCTACAAGCCGGACCGTCTGACCGGCTTCTTGGAAACGGTCAAGCGCCGGTGCAGCTTCGACTACTGGTTTTTCGGGCACCACCATGACAACCGCACTATTGAGGGGCGATTCATTCTGCAATGGGAGCAGATGGTGGAAATACAATGA
- a CDS encoding DUF4314 domain-containing protein, producing MFMDHKQVQRIKDQYPQGTRIRLIGMDDPYAPILSGTEGMVNVVDDIGTLHCTFDNGRTLGVIPGEDSFSVISRPEQPELQESEAERFSMKME from the coding sequence ATGTTTATGGACCACAAGCAGGTACAACGTATCAAGGATCAATACCCGCAGGGAACCCGCATCCGTTTGATTGGAATGGATGACCCCTATGCCCCCATTCTGTCCGGTACGGAGGGAATGGTGAATGTTGTGGATGACATTGGAACGCTTCACTGTACATTTGACAATGGGCGCACTCTCGGCGTCATTCCAGGCGAGGACAGCTTTTCCGTGATCTCGCGCCCGGAGCAGCCTGAGCTGCAGGAAAGCGAAGCCGAGCGGTTCAGCATGAAGATGGAATGA
- a CDS encoding DUF1016 N-terminal domain-containing protein gives MKALKNESSLYMEQIASAITDCYESNDKPSNQSLMELYTLIGRCICRQGEKAFVAHLAETLAIRFPLLKGFSLRNLRRMRDFYRTYANAPALMEKAQSLSWTQNAVILECCESDEQRSFYIRLAAAQNLSKLALMKAIQENAFDILCNEESPAENTEPDIAPVSDISSNTGVDTTATVETACAPFVPACEPLRQGGDMPSRAGRLSTAASAWRESNRQAKRKADDDPPPLGVLNQPLPYPPPLRFRTDKMKPPPPQNLPPSVRPQMENLRELFISAIKQNTPAELTRAVLCQNNLCLCTLS, from the coding sequence ATGAAAGCACTGAAAAATGAAAGCTCCCTCTATATGGAGCAGATCGCATCTGCCATAACCGATTGCTACGAAAGCAATGACAAGCCATCCAACCAATCTCTGATGGAGCTTTATACCCTGATCGGCCGATGCATCTGCCGCCAGGGGGAAAAAGCCTTTGTCGCTCACTTGGCCGAAACCCTCGCCATCCGGTTCCCATTGCTGAAAGGCTTCTCCCTTCGCAATCTCCGCAGGATGCGTGACTTTTACCGCACCTACGCAAACGCCCCCGCTCTCATGGAAAAAGCGCAGTCTCTGAGCTGGACGCAAAACGCCGTTATACTGGAGTGCTGCGAAAGCGATGAGCAGCGCTCTTTTTATATCAGACTTGCGGCAGCACAGAACCTTTCCAAGCTGGCCCTCATGAAAGCCATTCAGGAAAATGCCTTTGATATTTTATGTAATGAAGAAAGTCCTGCTGAAAACACTGAACCCGATATTGCCCCTGTAAGCGATATATCGTCCAATACGGGCGTAGACACTACAGCAACCGTTGAAACGGCGTGTGCGCCGTTTGTGCCAGCGTGTGAACCGCTCCGCCAAGGGGGTGATATGCCCAGCAGAGCGGGGAGGTTATCTACCGCGGCCTCCGCATGGAGAGAGAGCAACCGGCAGGCCAAACGCAAAGCAGATGACGATCCGCCTCCGCTCGGTGTCCTCAATCAGCCGCTGCCATATCCTCCGCCTCTCAGGTTTAGAACCGACAAGATGAAGCCACCGCCACCGCAAAACCTTCCACCCAGCGTGCGACCTCAAATGGAAAATCTCCGGGAGCTTTTTATAAGCGCAATAAAACAAAATACCCCCGCCGAATTGACGAGGGCAGTTTTGTGCCAGAACAACTTGTGTCTTTGCACATTATCATAA
- a CDS encoding GNAT family N-acetyltransferase yields the protein MKFLLGTKDLLLKSSDVNLTESLLEYYLRNKAFLEEFEPKRDPSFFTYEGQYNQLEKEVVDADQKVSFHFYIFKKNDDKKIIGCIGLNNIVWGSFLSCFLGYKLDGQHINKGYMTQAVCAVADFAFSDLHLHRIEGNIMPRNQASLRVLEKCGFVNEGMSKKYLKINDIWEDHVHMVLINEHM from the coding sequence ATGAAATTTTTACTTGGAACGAAAGATTTATTGCTTAAGTCTTCGGACGTTAATTTAACAGAAAGTCTGCTTGAGTATTATTTAAGGAATAAGGCTTTTTTGGAGGAATTTGAACCCAAACGGGACCCCTCGTTCTTTACGTATGAAGGTCAATATAATCAGTTAGAGAAAGAAGTAGTAGATGCAGATCAAAAAGTTTCTTTCCATTTTTATATATTTAAAAAAAATGACGACAAAAAAATAATTGGGTGCATCGGATTAAATAATATAGTTTGGGGAAGCTTCTTATCATGCTTTTTAGGTTATAAATTGGACGGTCAGCATATAAACAAAGGATATATGACCCAAGCGGTTTGTGCCGTTGCAGATTTTGCGTTTAGCGATCTGCATTTGCACAGAATAGAAGGGAATATTATGCCAAGGAATCAAGCTTCGCTACGCGTTCTGGAAAAATGCGGCTTTGTAAATGAAGGAATGTCGAAAAAATATCTTAAAATAAACGATATATGGGAAGATCATGTTCACATGGTACTGATTAATGAGCATATGTGA
- a CDS encoding aminoglycoside 6-adenylyltransferase, with translation MRSEKEMMEIILSTAKKDERIRAVYMNGSRTNPNVPKDIYQDYDIVFVVTETDSFLADKDWIGGFGKPLIVQEPDLNDNAWGEQHDFSRRYAWLILLEDGNRLDLVIEIKEEAQKNFIGDKLTILLLDKDGFLPEIPRPTDEDYHLKKPNEAQYRACCNNFLWCLNNVAKGIARDELPYAMEMYNCVVRNDLKDMISWYIGINTGFSVSVGKMGKHFKKFLTQELYTMYAQTYSDSSYENFWAAIFIACELFRSIAPEVADYFGYTYNWQDDKNMATYLNRVKNNDFMQ, from the coding sequence ATGCGTTCGGAAAAAGAGATGATGGAAATAATTTTGAGTACAGCTAAAAAAGATGAACGTATACGGGCAGTGTATATGAACGGCTCCCGTACAAATCCCAATGTACCAAAAGATATTTATCAGGATTATGATATTGTATTTGTCGTAACAGAAACAGACTCGTTTTTAGCGGATAAAGATTGGATAGGGGGCTTCGGAAAACCGTTAATCGTTCAGGAGCCGGATTTAAATGACAATGCATGGGGGGAACAGCATGATTTTTCCCGTCGCTATGCTTGGCTAATATTGCTTGAGGACGGTAACCGCCTGGATTTGGTAATTGAAATAAAGGAAGAGGCTCAAAAGAATTTTATTGGGGATAAGCTGACAATTCTTTTACTTGACAAAGACGGGTTTTTACCCGAAATTCCTCGACCAACAGATGAGGACTATCATTTAAAAAAGCCAAATGAAGCTCAGTATCGCGCTTGCTGTAACAATTTTTTATGGTGCTTGAACAATGTCGCAAAAGGGATAGCACGGGATGAACTGCCGTATGCAATGGAAATGTATAATTGTGTGGTAAGAAATGACCTCAAGGACATGATCTCTTGGTATATCGGCATTAACACTGGCTTTTCAGTTTCAGTAGGTAAAATGGGGAAACATTTTAAAAAGTTCCTAACGCAGGAGCTTTATACGATGTATGCCCAAACCTATTCCGACAGCAGCTATGAAAATTTTTGGGCAGCAATCTTTATAGCTTGTGAACTTTTCCGCAGCATAGCCCCCGAGGTTGCCGATTATTTTGGTTACACCTACAACTGGCAGGACGACAAGAACATGGCAACCTATTTGAACCGTGTTAAAAATAATGATTTTATGCAGTAA
- a CDS encoding GNAT family N-acetyltransferase: MELIVKRFEELTAEELYEILKIRVAVFVVEQNCPYQEIDGKDKQSFHIYLKDDCGIQAYLRVVDKGVSFNEVSIGRVIAVKRRCGIGSRILSEGIKFAKNRLGAAAIKIEAQTYAKEFYEQQGFKQVSEEFLEDGIPHIQMILDVI; the protein is encoded by the coding sequence ATGGAACTTATAGTAAAAAGATTTGAAGAGCTGACGGCCGAGGAATTGTATGAGATTCTTAAAATAAGAGTTGCAGTGTTTGTTGTTGAACAGAATTGTCCTTATCAGGAGATCGACGGTAAAGACAAACAATCATTTCACATATATCTGAAGGATGATTGCGGAATCCAGGCATATTTACGAGTTGTTGATAAGGGCGTCTCCTTTAATGAGGTATCAATCGGCAGAGTGATCGCTGTGAAAAGACGGTGTGGCATAGGCAGCAGAATCCTCTCAGAAGGAATAAAGTTTGCCAAGAATAGGTTAGGGGCAGCTGCTATAAAAATAGAAGCACAGACATATGCCAAAGAGTTCTATGAACAGCAAGGATTTAAGCAGGTTTCGGAAGAATTCCTTGAGGATGGAATTCCTCATATTCAGATGATACTTGATGTAATTTAG
- a CDS encoding sensor histidine kinase: MLKRAVMHRDAAYKIKTPMDSIKWCRYIVNIGYICVALMAFAHVAWYFGARDYLVNPPDIYLKYFIIAPTIGTCALNLLADLLVRSARVPIQAKEYLCSFILVIYSFYLIMAHEIAVVLLCTFMLSIFISAIFSKVKITRWVFLASMLSLMLFGVKMYVTGNMDSRMVMQIFITCLMFVGSYLMAKMLIQHYHDNFAAITSSHEEAAKNELAFLQAQIKPHFLYNAINTMVSFCHTDSERAASLLINFSKYLRLVFDVDHKSMLVSLEREIELIKAYVAIEKARFGGQISIEYTIEPELLSMEIPSFCLQPLVENAIKHGLCKKAAGGTVLISAQKSEGTIIIKISDTGIGMGAEQLNKLKNSESSKEGVGFFNVSRRVKSWQDAQLDIQSTEGGGTTVTITLSDIIA, from the coding sequence ATGTTAAAAAGGGCAGTTATGCACAGAGACGCCGCATATAAAATCAAAACACCCATGGATTCAATTAAATGGTGCCGCTATATCGTAAATATCGGGTACATTTGCGTTGCTCTAATGGCCTTCGCCCATGTCGCCTGGTACTTTGGGGCAAGAGATTACCTTGTCAATCCTCCCGACATTTATTTGAAATACTTTATCATTGCGCCCACGATAGGTACTTGTGCCCTGAATTTACTAGCCGATTTATTGGTTCGCTCTGCTCGGGTTCCGATTCAGGCCAAAGAGTATTTGTGCAGCTTTATCCTAGTAATCTATTCCTTCTACCTGATTATGGCTCATGAGATTGCAGTGGTTTTACTATGCACCTTCATGCTTTCCATATTTATTTCGGCAATTTTTTCAAAAGTAAAGATAACCCGTTGGGTTTTTCTGGCGAGTATGCTTTCACTTATGCTGTTTGGCGTTAAAATGTATGTCACCGGGAACATGGACAGCCGTATGGTTATGCAGATATTCATTACCTGCTTAATGTTCGTTGGCTCATATTTAATGGCGAAAATGCTGATACAGCACTATCACGATAATTTCGCGGCGATTACCAGTTCCCATGAAGAAGCGGCTAAAAATGAGCTCGCTTTTCTGCAGGCGCAGATCAAGCCTCATTTTTTGTATAACGCTATCAACACGATGGTATCGTTTTGCCACACGGACAGCGAAAGGGCAGCGAGTCTGCTTATCAATTTCAGTAAATATTTAAGGCTTGTTTTTGACGTCGACCATAAATCAATGCTGGTATCCTTAGAGAGAGAAATCGAATTGATTAAGGCTTATGTTGCAATAGAAAAAGCCCGTTTCGGCGGGCAAATCAGTATTGAATATACGATTGAACCGGAGCTGCTAAGCATGGAAATACCTTCGTTTTGCCTTCAGCCTTTGGTGGAAAACGCGATAAAGCACGGGCTGTGCAAAAAAGCTGCCGGTGGAACCGTCCTTATATCAGCGCAAAAGAGCGAAGGGACTATTATCATAAAGATCAGTGACACAGGGATAGGAATGGGGGCGGAGCAGCTCAATAAATTAAAGAACAGCGAATCGTCAAAGGAAGGAGTCGGCTTTTTCAATGTAAGCAGGCGTGTAAAAAGTTGGCAAGACGCACAGCTTGATATACAGAGCACAGAAGGAGGAGGAACTACGGTAACAATAACACTATCAGACATCATCGCATAA
- a CDS encoding ABC transporter ATP-binding protein has protein sequence MEPMIRLTEVVKEYIMGEIRIRAADGISFEVGQGELVVVLGPSGAGKSTVLNILGGMDSATSGEVVVNGQDITQFNRNELTLYRRKCIGFIFQFYNLMPNLTALENVEIAAQISDEPLQAAAILESVGLGDRMQNFPAQLSGGEQQRVSIARAVAKNPTLLLCDEPTGALDYVTGKAILKLLHDVSRNFQKTVMIITHNSSIAQMADKVIKIKNGRVEAVEINRNPLPIERIEW, from the coding sequence ATGGAACCGATGATCAGGCTTACGGAAGTAGTAAAAGAATATATCATGGGTGAAATCAGGATCAGGGCTGCAGACGGAATTTCTTTTGAGGTCGGGCAGGGCGAACTGGTGGTGGTTCTCGGGCCCAGCGGCGCAGGCAAAAGCACTGTGCTCAATATTTTAGGCGGTATGGACAGCGCCACCTCCGGCGAGGTGGTGGTCAACGGCCAGGATATTACGCAGTTCAACCGCAACGAGCTTACCTTATACCGGAGAAAGTGCATTGGCTTTATTTTTCAATTCTATAATCTAATGCCCAATCTCACTGCTCTGGAAAACGTCGAGATCGCGGCACAGATCAGCGACGAGCCGCTGCAAGCGGCCGCGATTCTGGAAAGCGTCGGTCTCGGGGATCGGATGCAAAATTTCCCGGCCCAGCTTTCCGGCGGAGAGCAGCAACGCGTCTCCATCGCCAGAGCGGTGGCCAAAAATCCCACCTTGCTTTTATGCGACGAACCGACGGGCGCGTTGGACTATGTCACCGGCAAAGCGATTCTCAAACTGCTCCACGATGTGAGCCGCAACTTTCAGAAAACGGTGATGATCATTACCCACAACAGTTCCATTGCCCAGATGGCGGATAAGGTGATCAAAATAAAAAACGGCAGAGTGGAAGCCGTTGAAATCAACCGGAATCCTCTGCCCATTGAAAGGATTGAATGGTAA
- a CDS encoding ABC transporter permease — protein MVIFLKKSLRDLKEAKGQFISVLAVVIIGVMFYTGLYSALDIFSGAGQKYFTEYRLADLSSTVYRAPEGVVERVRAIPGVKMAEGRVLQDVRIFMEDRNAVVRLISLPDQKRAVVNDIMLKAGSYFSADAANQCLVSEDFFKANHLVIGQTIEPIVNGERVKLSIVGTVKGPEYMYEIRDATEVFPDHEKFGVIYVQASYLQTILDYKGSVNDISVLLTKDGDSKKVKAELEKMLAPYGLVSTVEKKDQISYSMFHSDETGLQSMAAIFPMLFFIASAVIIYITMTRMIENQRTLMGVFKALGYSDWDIMLHYQTYPLLVGILGSILGSLIGLFFIGEALLGIFNSFYNLPTENSSVQLAMVVPASLTALFFCVFAGYNACRKELRLVPAESMRPKPPASGRKTLLENLGFFWQRLNFSWKIIFRNLFRYKRRSALASVGVIFSMALLLIALAFRSSMGNLMAMQYEEIQKFDLKINFTQMLAVDELSTIRNLAHVKSVEPVLETGMELTYGWKKKDIGVLALDREAQLYGVYDRKGKAAILPSDGVLLPARLMETLGLQTGDRVTLRSYYPGKNTDRDKKTVVVKGETSQFIGQSAVCSMDYIDYLLDEGAVVNGAHIKLDDGQYEKEVTAKLEDILTINTIQSKAEVVANTNKQLQSMNSIIFFMLFGASILTIAVIYNITNINIFERRREIATLSVLGFTSAELKSLVFNENFFISAFGILIGAPLGRFIAEVAIDTQATETMQLPMVMEPANYLLAAALIIAFTAIANWLLRNKITAIDMVESLKSAE, from the coding sequence ATGGTGATCTTCCTGAAAAAATCCTTGCGGGATCTGAAGGAGGCCAAAGGGCAGTTTATATCGGTCCTGGCGGTGGTGATCATCGGAGTCATGTTCTATACGGGCCTGTATTCGGCACTGGACATCTTTTCCGGAGCGGGGCAGAAGTACTTCACGGAATATAGACTGGCCGATTTGTCGAGTACGGTTTACCGGGCGCCGGAAGGGGTAGTCGAGCGGGTAAGGGCGATTCCCGGAGTCAAAATGGCGGAGGGAAGGGTCTTGCAGGATGTCCGGATTTTTATGGAAGACAGGAACGCTGTGGTCAGACTGATTTCCCTTCCCGACCAAAAACGGGCTGTTGTCAACGACATCATGCTCAAAGCAGGCAGCTATTTTTCGGCCGATGCGGCCAACCAATGCCTTGTATCCGAGGATTTCTTCAAGGCCAATCACCTGGTGATCGGCCAGACCATCGAGCCCATTGTGAACGGGGAACGGGTAAAGCTTTCCATTGTGGGAACGGTTAAAGGTCCTGAATACATGTATGAAATCCGCGATGCCACGGAGGTGTTCCCCGATCATGAAAAGTTCGGTGTTATTTATGTTCAAGCCTCCTATTTGCAGACCATCCTCGATTACAAAGGCTCGGTAAACGATATCAGCGTTCTCCTGACCAAAGACGGCGACAGCAAAAAGGTCAAGGCTGAGCTGGAAAAGATGCTGGCTCCTTACGGCCTGGTAAGCACCGTCGAGAAAAAAGATCAGATCAGCTACAGTATGTTTCACTCGGATGAAACGGGACTGCAATCCATGGCGGCGATTTTCCCTATGCTGTTCTTTATCGCCTCTGCGGTCATCATCTATATTACTATGACCCGCATGATTGAAAACCAGCGGACATTGATGGGCGTATTCAAGGCGCTGGGTTACAGCGATTGGGACATTATGCTGCATTACCAGACCTATCCGCTGCTGGTGGGGATCCTGGGGAGCATTCTGGGCTCCCTGATCGGGTTATTCTTCATCGGCGAAGCTCTGCTCGGCATATTCAACAGCTTTTACAATCTGCCGACGGAGAATTCGTCCGTCCAGCTGGCCATGGTGGTGCCGGCTTCGCTTACAGCCTTGTTCTTCTGCGTATTCGCCGGATATAATGCCTGCCGCAAGGAGCTGCGCCTGGTACCGGCGGAGTCCATGCGGCCGAAACCGCCCGCTTCCGGCAGAAAGACGCTGCTGGAAAACCTCGGCTTCTTTTGGCAGCGCCTTAATTTCAGCTGGAAGATCATCTTCCGCAACCTGTTCAGGTATAAGCGGCGCTCAGCCCTGGCCTCCGTCGGGGTCATCTTTTCCATGGCCTTATTGCTCATCGCCCTGGCCTTCCGGAGCTCCATGGGCAACCTGATGGCCATGCAGTATGAAGAAATTCAGAAGTTTGATCTGAAAATCAATTTTACGCAAATGCTGGCGGTCGATGAGCTCAGCACTATCAGAAACCTGGCTCACGTAAAGTCTGTCGAACCGGTGCTGGAGACCGGAATGGAACTTACCTATGGCTGGAAGAAGAAAGATATTGGCGTCCTGGCGCTGGACCGGGAAGCCCAATTATACGGTGTCTATGATCGGAAGGGGAAAGCGGCGATTCTGCCGTCGGACGGGGTCCTCCTGCCCGCCCGGCTCATGGAAACTCTGGGCCTGCAGACGGGCGACCGGGTGACACTTCGCTCTTATTATCCGGGCAAGAACACGGACAGGGATAAAAAAACGGTGGTCGTGAAGGGTGAAACGTCGCAGTTTATCGGACAGAGCGCGGTTTGCAGTATGGATTATATCGATTATCTGTTGGATGAAGGCGCGGTGGTCAATGGGGCCCATATTAAGCTGGACGACGGGCAATATGAAAAAGAAGTGACGGCAAAACTGGAAGATATTTTGACGATCAATACGATCCAGTCCAAAGCGGAAGTGGTCGCCAATACCAACAAGCAGCTCCAATCCATGAACAGTATCATCTTTTTCATGCTGTTCGGGGCTAGTATATTAACCATCGCCGTGATCTACAACATTACGAATATCAATATCTTTGAACGCCGGAGAGAGATTGCCACACTTTCCGTACTCGGCTTCACTTCCGCAGAACTGAAGAGCCTGGTATTCAACGAAAATTTCTTTATCAGCGCCTTCGGGATACTGATCGGTGCCCCTCTGGGCAGGTTTATTGCCGAGGTGGCCATCGATACCCAGGCCACGGAGACCATGCAGCTGCCGATGGTGATGGAGCCGGCCAATTACCTGCTCGCTGCCGCCCTGATTATTGCCTTCACGGCAATCGCCAATTGGCTGCTCAGAAACAAAATAACCGCCATCGATATGGTCGAATCCCTGAAAAGCGCCGAATGA